The region CGAAGCGAGCAACCCGTGCGACGACGCTGACCGAGGATCGGACGCGCGTCCCTTCGCCCCGTTCGCCACCGCACTCCGGCCGGCGGCCGGAACTCAGCCCGCGGGCTTCAGCCAGTTCTCCTGCAACCGCCGGGCCACGTCCTCGAATTGCGCGCCGCTGGCGGGCTTCTGGATATACTCGGTCGCGTTCAATTCCAGCGCGCGCCGGCGATCATCGGCGCGACCTGAGGAGGAAAACACGACGACCGTCAGTTCGCGGAGCTTCGCCTCGCGGCGAATCCAGCGCAGCACCTCGAAACCGGAGAGCAGCGGCAGGTTCAAATCGAGCAACACGACGCGCGGGAACGGATGCAGCACGCGATCGTCGTAGGGCGGATCGCCGCGCAGGTAGTTCACCGCCTGCTGGCCGTCGGAGACGCAGTGCAGCGGCGCGCGCAGGCCGGCGCGGCGGAAGGCGACGTGCATGAACAGCACGTCGTCCGGCTCGTCTTCCACGTAGAGAACGGAGTCTTGCGCCATGGTCACGCGGCCTTGAGGTCGAGCCAGAACCGGCTGCCGCGGCCGAGTTCGGATTCCACGCCGACGGAGCCGCCGAGTCGCTCGGCGACTTTCTTCACCAGCGCGAGGCCGATGCCGGTGCCCTCGTAATTCTTGCTCAGCCGCTGGAACATGCCGAACACGCGGCCGAGCATCGCCTCGGGGATGCCGATGCCGTCGTCCTCGAACCACACGCGCACCCAGTCGCCGCGGCGCTCCGCGCGGACGATGACGCGCGGCACGTGGCCGGGCTCGACGAATTTCACCGCGTTGCCGAGCAGGTTGGAGAAACACTGGGTGAGCGCCGCCTCGTTGCCGAGCACGCGCGGGAAATCGCCCGCCATCTCCACGCGCGCCAGCGGCGGCTGGAGATTCGGGTAGGAATCGAGGATGCCGCGCAACAGCGGCGCCATGTCCATCGGCTCGAGCGCGAACTCCTGCCGCACCGTGCCGCTGTAGCTGAGCGCGTCGGTGATGAGCCGGTCCATGCGGGCCGCGGCGGTGCCGATGCGGCGGAGGTATTCCTTGCCGTCCGCGCTGAGCCGGCCGGAGCACTCCTCCGCCAGCATCGCCGCGAAGCCGTGCATCGCGCGCAGCGGCGCGCGCATGTCGTGCGTGATCGTGTAGGAGAAGTGCTCGAGATCCTGCACCAGCTCGCGCAACTCCGCGGTGCGCGCGGCCACGGTGGCGTCGAGCTGCCCGTTGGTCCGCTGGAGCTCGTTGCGCAGGCGGTGGCATTCGAGCAGGAGCGAACACTGCGCGGCCACCCACTCGATCATGCGAAACTGCTCGGCGGTCCACGCCCGCGGGTGCTCGGAGTAGATTTTCACCGCGCCCACCACCGCGCCGCGCATGCGCAACGGCGTCGCGAGCACCGAGCGGAAGCGCCGGCCCGCCGCGCCGGGCGCGATGAGATCGGGCCGCGCGTCGAGATCGTCCACGAACGCCGTGCGATCGTGCGCCATGACGACGGCGGCGAACGATTTCGCGAACGGCCACCGCATGCGGTCGAGCGGGCCGACGCCGCTCTGCGCAAGCACGACGAGATCGTCGCCCGAATGCTCGACGATGGCGACGGCCGCCGCCGCTTCGTTGAAAAGCCGCAGCACGGGCTCGCAGATGCGTTGTGGCAGTTCGTCGCCTTGTTCGACGAGCTGGAGCGACTCGAGCAGGGTCTGCAGGAGGCTCTCGCGGCGCGCGATCGATTGGTTCGCGATCTGCAGCTCCTCCGTTTGCGCGGCGAGTTCCTCGGTCTGGTGCTGGAGTTCCTCCGCCTGCTGTTGGATTTGCGCGTTCTGCTGCGCGAGCTCCGCGCTCTGCGCGTGCAACTCCTCGTTCTGGCGCGCGATCTCCTCCTGTCGCGCGGATAATTCGTGGTTCGCCTGCTCGATCACCAGCCGCTTGCGCTCCAGCCGGTCGAAGAGATTCAGGATCAGGTTCACCGCCACGGCGACCACGACGGTGTTGATCCACTGCATGCCCAGCTGGAGCGCGCCGAGCGGGCTCAGCGTGCCGATCGGGTCGAGCACGTAGACGGCCTTGTAAGTTGCCAGGAGCAGGAACGCGCCCGTCATGCTCCACAGCAGCGCGCGGTCGCGATGCCACAGGCAAAGCAGGAGCGGCAGGCCGTAGCTCAGCGAGATGTTGCTGTTCCGAAACCACACGAGACGCAGCGCATACATCAACGCGAAGCTCGCCGCGAAGATCGCCACGGACACCAACCGGTTCGGCGGGCGCGGGGCGTGGGAGAGGGCGGCGAAGTCGGCGGGACGCATCACTCGGACAGACGTTGATACAGCGCCGGGCCCAGCCGCCGCAAC is a window of Opitutia bacterium DNA encoding:
- a CDS encoding GAF domain-containing protein yields the protein MRPADFAALSHAPRPPNRLVSVAIFAASFALMYALRLVWFRNSNISLSYGLPLLLCLWHRDRALLWSMTGAFLLLATYKAVYVLDPIGTLSPLGALQLGMQWINTVVVAVAVNLILNLFDRLERKRLVIEQANHELSARQEEIARQNEELHAQSAELAQQNAQIQQQAEELQHQTEELAAQTEELQIANQSIARRESLLQTLLESLQLVEQGDELPQRICEPVLRLFNEAAAAVAIVEHSGDDLVVLAQSGVGPLDRMRWPFAKSFAAVVMAHDRTAFVDDLDARPDLIAPGAAGRRFRSVLATPLRMRGAVVGAVKIYSEHPRAWTAEQFRMIEWVAAQCSLLLECHRLRNELQRTNGQLDATVAARTAELRELVQDLEHFSYTITHDMRAPLRAMHGFAAMLAEECSGRLSADGKEYLRRIGTAAARMDRLITDALSYSGTVRQEFALEPMDMAPLLRGILDSYPNLQPPLARVEMAGDFPRVLGNEAALTQCFSNLLGNAVKFVEPGHVPRVIVRAERRGDWVRVWFEDDGIGIPEAMLGRVFGMFQRLSKNYEGTGIGLALVKKVAERLGGSVGVESELGRGSRFWLDLKAA
- a CDS encoding response regulator, giving the protein MAQDSVLYVEDEPDDVLFMHVAFRRAGLRAPLHCVSDGQQAVNYLRGDPPYDDRVLHPFPRVVLLDLNLPLLSGFEVLRWIRREAKLRELTVVVFSSSGRADDRRRALELNATEYIQKPASGAQFEDVARRLQENWLKPAG